A region from the Hydra vulgaris chromosome 10, alternate assembly HydraT2T_AEP genome encodes:
- the LOC105848863 gene encoding mucin-3B isoform X3: protein MIILTDGNANIGNSKISSNGPKDLAVAAKLARDFDITVFAVAVGSEINMQYLLLITNDTNKVIKSSSFDQLLKTSPLKNLFPNCIFNTTVSTNIISSQNSNSYATQTARTLPSKSTDILQNTFKTKNINFLTSEIPSTSDKLKNITEPITKSIKSLITDAKVLDVNTTISYKSTPASFSNTVSYKSRKNLQNKPEITISKTTETETHSTEEVANTSSAPSSESNPVTVTNFSSKVSTKESTTWSNPKTNIPATSTKSKNISSTLIFTGSEFLTHTTEQLGTTEEIANTSSGPSFESTPKHTTSSTSKQLTKESSTSTKTTPKRPVTSTESENISSTSIFTGSEPINHTTEQSSTTESENISSTLIFTSSESFPHTTEQLSTTEEIANTSSGPSFESTPKHITGSTSKQLTKESSTSTKTTPKKPVTSTESENISSTQVFTGAEPSTHSTEQSSTTEEAANTSSLPSSESSPLTLTSFSSKVSTKKSATWSEQKANMSATSTESENISSTLIITSSESFPHTTEQLSTTGEIANTSSGPSFESIPKHITGSTSKQLTKESSTSTKTTPKKPMTSTESKNISSTQLFTGAEASTHFTEQSSTTEEAANTSSIPSSESSPLTLTSFSSKVSTKESATWSEQKTNMSATSTESENISSTLIFTSSESFPHTTEQLSTTEEIANTSSGPSFESTSKHMVGSTSKQLTKESSTSTKTTPKKPVTLTESENISSTHIITGAEPSTHTTELSSTTEEAANTSSLPSSESSPLTVTSFSSKVSTKESAIWSDQKTNMPATSTESENISSTLIITSSESLTHTTEQLGTTEEIANTSSGPSFESTPKHITGSTLKQLTRESSTKTTPKKPVTSTESENISLTPIFTGSETSTRTTEQFIATEEATNTRSAETIEVSRLSTESYVSLSSIPFSKNCRYEVAFVLDASDSINPTTFNDEKLFVGNLVKNFGISENGNKVSVVLFSSKATETIYCDEYQDEKSFNRALKNLTQSGQFTNIEDGVDKGKSILQKRGCGVQADVLKLMVIFTDGAANIGNSVNPMNGSQDLANAAKSARDSGIKIIAVAVGKKVENDVLLALTNDTNLIIKAYNFSLLEKKNIWQNFVSWLCENRPITEVMSEPLSRAEPLTTKPKLIHTKNKVKELTVSSQLPNTFSKQSTKEIQTTQITKTSHLLTGTSEIVTSSTELENIPTTLLFTGSEPSTHTTKQSSTTEEAANTSSVPSSESSPLTVTSFSLKVSTKESATWSEQKTNMPATSTESKHISSTLMFTGSESLTHTTEQLGSTEEIANTSSGPSFESTPKHIAGSTSKQLIKESSTSTKTTPKKPMTSTESKNISSTHIFTGAEPSTRTTEQSSTTEEAANTSSIPSSESSPLTVTSFSSKVSTKESATWSEQKTNMSATSTESENISSTLIFTSSESFPHTTEQLSTTEEIANTSSGPSFESTSKHMVGSTSKQLTKESSTSTKTTPKKPVTLTESENISSTHIITGAEPSTHTTELSSTTEEAANTSSLPSSESSPLTVTSFSSKVSTKESAIWSDQKTNMPATSTESENISSTLIITSSESLTHTTEQLGTTEEIANTSSGPSFESTPKHITGSTLKQLTRESSTKTTPKKPVTSTESENISLTPIFTGSETSTRTTEQFIATEEATNTRSAETIEVSRLSTESYVSLSSIPFSKNCRYEVAFVLDASDSINPTTFNDEKLFVGNLVKNFGISENGNKVSVVLFSSKATETIYCDEYQDEKSFNRALKNLTQSGQFTNIEDGVDKGKSILQKRGCGVQADVLKLMVIFTDGAANIGNSVNPMNGSQDLANAAKSARDSGIKIIAVAVGKKVENDVLLALTNDTNLILKDYNFNMLLENRFMKPILEFCLNKATRLFTVTKMVSLETSPIHTIKNNFTFSSQGLTLESHMPTTVGLNTTVSTGACDGFCRCLFNVSSFPKLELSKSDIEVLFNGTCFNDKLLASIKYVSSMTGSILFKKYSLETCRDEIRSKIKKKDEACVDKLLDRFSECNIVIDCKIKDFYERAKQSKKFLENLVKFSEKSYDIFTGLSNLMKWIGL, encoded by the exons ATGATTATTCTAACAGATGGCAACGCAAACATAggaaattcaaaaatttcttcaaatgGTCCTAAAGATCTTGCAGTTGCAGCAAAGTTAGCAAGAGATTTTGATATAACAGTTTTCGCTGTTGCTGTAGGGAGCGAAATTAATATGCAGTACttacttttaataacaaatGACACTAACAAGGTTATAAAATCAAGTAGTTTTGATCAACTGCTTAAAACAAGTcctctaaaaaatttatttccaaacTGTATATTTAATACAACAGTAAGCACAAACATTATTTCATCACAAAACTCAAACAGTTATGCAACACAAACAGCCAGAACATTACCAAGTAAAAGTACCGATATATTgcaaaacacatttaaaactaaaaatataaacttccTAACATCTGAAATACCTTCAACATctgataagttaaaaaacataacagaaccaataacaaaatcaattaaatcattaaTCACTGATGCAAAAGTGTTAGATGTTAATACAACCATATCATATAAATCAACTCCTGCATCTTTCAGTAATACTGTTTCTTataaatctagaaaaaatttgcaaaataaaccAGAGATAACAATTTCTAAGACCACAGAAACAGAAACTCATTCCACAGAAGAAGTTGCAAACACTAGCAGCGCACCATCATCAGAATCAAATCCTGTAACTGTTACTAATTTCTCTTCAAAAGTATCAACAAAAGAGTCAACAACCTGGTCTAATCCAAAAACTAACATTCCTGCAACTtcaactaaatcaaaaaatatctcTTCAACCCTAATATTTACAGGTTCAGAATTTTTAACTCATACTACAGAACAATTAGGTACAACAGAAGAAATAGCAAACACCAGCAGTGGACCATCATTTGAATCAACTCCTAAACATACCACTAGTTCTACTTCAAAACAACTAACAAAAGAATCATCAACATCAACTAAAACAACACCTAAAAGGCCTGTGACTTCTACTGAGTcagaaaatatttcttcaacATCAATATTTACTGGTTCAGAACCTATAAATCATACCACTGAACAGTCAAGTACAACAGaatcagaaaatatttcttcaaccctaatatttacaagttcagAATCCTTTCCTCATACTACAGAACAATTAAGTACAACAGAAGAAATAGCAAATACCAGCAGTGGACCATCATTTGAATCAACTCCTAAACATATTACTGGTTCTACTTCAAAACAACTAACAAAAGAATCATCAACATCAACTAAAACCACACCTAAAAAGCCTGTAACTTCAACTGAGTcagaaaatatttcttcaacACAAGTATTTACTGGTGCAGAACCTTCAACGCATTCCACTGAACAGTCAAGTacaacagaagaagcagcaaaTACTAGCAGCCTACCATCATCTGAATCAAGTCCCTTAACTCTCACCAGTTTCTCTTCAAAAGTATCTACAAAAAAGTCAGCAACCTGGTCTGAACAAAAAGCTAACATGTCTGCAACTTCAACTGaatcagaaaatatttcttcaacCCTAATAATTACAAGTTCAGAATCTTTTCCTCATACTACAGAACAATTAAGTACAACAGGAGAAATAGCAAATACCAGCAGTGGACCATCATTTGAATCAATTCCTAAACATATCACTGGCTCTACTTCAAAACAACTAACAAAAGAATCATCAACATCAACTAAAACAACACCTAAAAAGCCTATGACTTCGACtgagtcaaaaaatatttcttcaacACAATTATTTACTGGTGCAGAAGCTTCAACGCATTTCACTGAACAGTCAAGTacaacagaagaagcagcaaaTACTAGCAGCATACCATCATCTGAATCAAGTCCCTTAACTCTCACCAGTTTCTCTTCAAAAGTATCTACAAAAGAGTCAGCAACCTGGTCTGAACAAAAAACTAACATGTCTGCAACTTCAACTGaatcagaaaatatttcttcaaccctaatatttacaagttcagAATCTTTTCCTCATACTACAGAACAATTAAGTACAACAGAAGAAATAGCAAATACCAGCAGTGGACCATCATTTGAATCAACTTCTAAACATATGGTTGGCTCTACTTCAAAACAACTAACAAAAGAATCATCAACCTCAACTAAAACAACACCTAAAAAGCCTGTAACTTTAACTGAGTcagaaaatatttcttcaacACACATAATTACTGGTGCAGAACCTTCAACTCATACCACTGAACTGTCAAGTacaacagaagaagcagcaaaTACTAGCAGCCTACCATCATCTGAATCAAGTCCTTTAACTGTCACTAGTTTCTCTTCAAAAGTATCTACAAAAGAGTCAGCAATCTGGTCTGACCAAAAAACTAACATGCCTGCAACTTCAACTGaatcagaaaatatttcttcaacCCTAATAATTACAAGTTCAGAATCTTTAACTCATACTACAGAACAATTAGGTACAACAGAAGAAATAGCAAACACCAGCAGTGGACCATCATTTGAATCAACTCCAAAACATATCACTGGTTCTACTTTAAAACAACTAACAAGAGAATCATCTACTAAAACAACACCTAAAAAGCCTGTGACTTCGACTGAGtcagaaaatatttctttaacacCAATATTTACAGGTTCAGAAACTTCAACTCGTACTACTGAACAATTTATTGCAACAGAGGAAGCAACAAATACCAGAAGTGCAGAAACGATAGAAGTTTCAAGACTCTCTACCGAGTCTTATGTAAGTTTATCTAGTATTCCATTCTCGAAAAACTGTAGATACGAAGTTGCCTTTGTTTTAGATGCTTCTGATTCAATCAATCCAACCACTTTTAATGATGAAAAGCTGTTTGTTGGAAATCTAGTGAAAAATTTTGGTATATCTGAAAATGGAAATAAAGTCTCAGTTGTTTTGTTCTCAAGCAAAGCCACTGAGACAATTTACTGTGATGAATATCAAGatgaaaaatcatttaacaGAGCTTTAAAGAATCTCACACAGAGTGGACAGTTTACTAATATTGAAGATGGAGTTGATAAAGGAAAAAGCATATTACAAAAAAGAGGGTGCGGAGTTCAGGCAGATGTATTGAAGTTAATGGTGATTTTTACAGACGGAGCAGCAAACATAGGAAATTCTGTAAATCCTATGAATGGTTCACAGGACTTGGCTAATGCAGCAAAATCTGCTCGAGATTctggaataaaaataattgctgtTGCTGTaggaaaaaaagtagaaaatgatGTTTTACTTGCTTTAACAAATGACACTAACCTCATAATAAAAgcttataactttagtttattagagaaaaaaaatatttggcaaAATTTTGTATCGTGGCTTTGTGAGAACCGTCCTATAACTGAGGTGATGTCCGAGCCATTAAGTAGAGCAGAACCTTTAACAACTAAACCCAAacttatacatacaaaaaacaaagttaaagaaCTAACTGTTTCTAGTCAATTAcctaatactttttcaaaacaatctaCTAAAGAAATACAGACTAcacaaataacaaaaacttcTCATTTACTAACAGGAACATCTGAAATAGTTACATCATCAACTGAATTAGAAAATATTCCTACAACACTATTATTTACTGGTTCAGAACCTTCAACTCATACCACTAAACAGTCAAGTacaacagaagaagcagcaaaTACTAGCAGCGTACCATCATCTGAATCAAGTCCTTTAACTGTCACTAGTTTCTCTTTAAAAGTATCTACAAAAGAGTCAGCAACCTGGTCTGAACAAAAAACTAACATGCCTGCAACTTCAACTGAATCAAAACATATTTCTTCAACCCTAATGTTTACAGGTTCAGAATCTTTAACTCATACTACAGAACAATTAGGTTCAACTGAAGAAATAGCAAACACTAGCAGTGGACCATCATTTGAATCAACTCCTAAACATATCGCTGGTTCTACTTCAAAACAACTAATAAAAGAATCATCAACATCAACTAAAACAACACCTAAAAAGCCTATGACTTCGACtgagtcaaaaaatatttcttcaacACACATATTTACTGGTGCAGAACCTTCAACTCGTACCACTGAACAGTCAAGTacaacagaagaagcagcaaaTACTAGCAGCATACCATCATCTGAATCAAGCCCTTTAACTGTCACTAGTTTCTCTTCAAAAGTATCTACAAAAGAGTCAGCAACCTGGTCTGAACAAAAAACTAACATGTCTGCAACTTCAACTGaatcagaaaatatttcttcaaccctaatatttacaagttcagAATCTTTTCCTCATACTACAGAACAATTAAGTACAACAGAAGAAATAGCAAATACCAGCAGTGGACCATCATTTGAATCAACTTCTAAACATATGGTTGGCTCTACTTCAAAACAACTAACAAAAGAATCATCAACATCAACTAAAACAACACCTAAAAAGCCTGTAACTTTAACTGAGTcagaaaatatttcttcaacACACATAATTACTGGTGCAGAACCTTCAACTCATACCACTGAACTGTCAAGTacaacagaagaagcagcaaaTACTAGCAGCCTACCATCATCTGAATCAAGTCCTTTAACTGTCACTAGTTTCTCTTCAAAAGTATCTACAAAAGAGTCAGCAATCTGGTCTGACCAAAAAACTAACATGCCTGCAACTTCAACTGaatcagaaaatatttcttcaacCCTAATAATTACAAGTTCAGAATCTTTAACTCATACTACAGAACAATTAGGTACAACAGAAGAAATAGCAAACACCAGCAGTGGACCATCATTTGAATCAACTCCAAAACATATCACTGGTTCTACTTTAAAACAACTAACAAGAGAATCATCTACTAAAACAACACCTAAAAAGCCTGTGACTTCGACTGAGtcagaaaatatttctttaacacCAATATTTACAGGTTCAGAAACTTCAACTCGTACTACTGAACAATTTATTGCAACAGAGGAAGCAACAAATACCAGAAGTGCAGAAACGATAGAAGTTTCAAGACTCTCTACCGAGTCTTATGTAAGTTTATCTAGTATTCCATTCTCGAAAAACTGTAGATACGAAGTTGCCTTTGTTTTAGATGCTTCTGATTCAATCAATCCAACCACTTTTAATGATGAAAAGCTGTTTGTTGGAAATCTAGTGAAAAATTTTGGTATATCTGAAAATGGAAATAAAGTCTCAGTTGTTTTGTTCTCAAGCAAAGCCACTGAGACAATTTACTGTGATGAATATCAAGatgaaaaatcatttaacaGAGCTTTAAAGAATCTCACACAGAGTGGACAGTTTACTAATATTGAAGATGGAGTTGATAAAGGAAAAAGCATATTACAAAAAAGAGGGTGCGGAGTTCAGGCAGATGTATTGAAGTTAATGGTGATTTTTACAGACGGAGCAGCAAACATAGGAAATTCTGTAAATCCTATGAATGGTTCACAGGACTTGGCTAATGCAGCAAAATCTGCTCGAGATTctggaataaaaataattgctgtTGCTGTaggaaaaaaagtagaaaatgatGTTTTACTTGCTTTAACAAATGACactaatcttattttaaaagactATAACTTTAATATGTTACTCGAAAATCGTTTTATGAAACCTATTTTAGAATTCTGTTTAAATAAAGCAACACGTTTATTTACTGTTACTAAAATGGTATCTCTTGAAACATCACCTATCCATAcaataaagaataattttacattttcttctCAAGGTTTAACATTAGAAAGCCATATGCCGACAACAGTTGGTTTAAATACAACAGTTTCAACTGGAGCTTGTGATG gtTTTTGTCGTTGTTTATTTAATGTGTCTTCATTTCCAAAGTTAGAACTCTCAAAATCTGATATTGAAGTATTGTTTAatg GCACATGCTTTAACGATAAGTTGTTAGCCTCAATTAAGTATGTTTCCTCAATGACTGGATCAATACTTTTCAAGAAATACAGCTTGGAAACTTGCAGAGATGAAATtagaagcaaaattaaaaaaaaggatgaaGCTTGTGTTGATAAGTTGTTAGACAGATTTTCAGAATGCAATATTGTCATTGATTGCAAGATCAAAGATTTTTATGAGAGAGCAAAacaatctaaaaagtttttagaaaatcttgttaaattttcagaaaaaagttaTGATATTTTTACAG GTTTAAGCAACTTAATGAAATGGATTGGATTATGA